One genomic window of Heptranchias perlo isolate sHepPer1 unplaced genomic scaffold, sHepPer1.hap1 HAP1_SCAFFOLD_62, whole genome shotgun sequence includes the following:
- the LOC137317454 gene encoding NACHT, LRR and PYD domains-containing protein 12-like, which yields MAEGPNRGEDPTSSKRMRMDTDPNTAIIEFLTKCDDYQLFQMTKFDRDRLEQAIEEGVDGVSSLLTYERHFSGQEHRKVVDLVEKGNRADSSKLVLNLVMEKGSRARRMMWESFVKMHHAVPKLDKILKEMQELGPDPFDYMNIGRGLSEIPSHLKDVQQKHKETLRVQTETLRVNTILIKEKVKILLVNLYTELTVISTVRDRTLVEHELLARGRDHEELREKHLRRELEKIRTDQLFQSSFSQRKSKSGSSAAVSGVAGIGKTTMVQKIVYDWATGKIYPHFQFVFSFKFRDLNAINCRINLRNLILDLYPYFGNILGELWKNPERLLFIFDGLDEFKDSIDCPV from the exons atggctgaaggtccaaacagaggagaagatccaacatcttcaaAAAGAATGAGAATGGACACAG atccgaacactgcaatcattgagttcctgacaaagtgcgacgattaccagcTGTTCCAGATGACGAAATTCgaccgggacagactagaacaggcgattgaagaaggggtggacggagtcagctcgttgttaacatatgagaggcatttcagtggacaggaacatcgg aaagtcgttgatctcgtggagaagggaaacagggcggacagttccaaacttgtcctaaatctggtgatggagaaaggctctcgggcccgaaggaTGATGTGGGAATcatttgtgaaaatgcaccatgcggtaccaaagttggacaaaatactgaaagagatgcaggaacttg gtcctgatccatttgattatatgaacatcggacgaggtttatctgaaatacccagtcacctgaaag atgttcaacagaaacacaaggaaacactccgggtccaaactgaaacactgagagtgaacacgatcctaataaaggagaaggttaagattttgcTGGTCAatctatacactgagctaacggtcatttctactgttcgagatcggacacttgtagaacacgaactgctggcaagaggccgagaccatgaagagttgagagagaaacatctccggagagaactggaaaaaatccgaactgatcaattgttccagagcagtttttcccagagaaaatccaaatctgggagttcagcagcagtgagtggagtcgcggggattggaaaaacaacaatggtacaaaagattgtttatgactgggccactgggaaaatataccctcactttcaatttgttttcagttttaaattccgggatttgaacgctattaactgtagaataaacctgaggaatctgatattggatctgtatccttactttgggaatattctgggagagctctggaagaacccagagagattactgtttatattcgatggtttagatgaattcaaggacagtatcgattgtccagtttaa